In Antennarius striatus isolate MH-2024 chromosome 10, ASM4005453v1, whole genome shotgun sequence, one DNA window encodes the following:
- the LOC137603031 gene encoding complexin-2-like, with protein MNFVMKQALGGATKDMGKMLGGEEEKDPDAQKKEEERQEALRQQEEERKAKYAKMEAERENIRQGIRDKYGIKKKEEKEAEAAAAMEQASEGSLTRPKKAVPTGCGDEEEEESIVDTVMKFIPTPLMDMFNKK; from the exons GTGCCACCAAAGACATGGGGAAGATgctggggggggaggaggagaaggacccCGACGCccagaagaaggaggaggagcggcaGGAGGCGCtgaggcagcaggaggaggagaggaaggccAAGTACGCCAAGATGGAGGCCGAGAGGGAGAACATCCGCCAGGGAATCAGGGACAAG tACGGCAtcaagaagaaggaggagaaggaggcggaGGCAGCAGCGGCGATGGAGCAGGCGTCGGAGGGCAGCCTGACGCGGCCCAAGAAGGCGGTTCCCACCGGCTGCggcgacgaggaggaggaggagagcatcGTGGACACGGTGATGAAGTTCATCCCCACCCCCCTGATGGATATGTTCAACAAGAAGTAA